One genomic region from Amaranthus tricolor cultivar Red isolate AtriRed21 chromosome 12, ASM2621246v1, whole genome shotgun sequence encodes:
- the LOC130828944 gene encoding uncharacterized protein LOC130828944, which produces MKKLTIRKKAIDSKKKQCELSTEVGNVRVDDVLIESSELFLANVDGNADEVEDSSSDDDYTCVNEDEYENDSDLFAENVVYGLDDVFIDDEEVRLILDKEVDEQNNTDMYFNDDEPQSDDYDLSALIDDEEGICSYPTFNPEIDFKGKINLSLGLKFPSTYVFRKALRYHAIECGYNYYYLHNGTNRISVYCYNRCDCMKLKGRIVNCVCGKEKKCYFKVHAVKLKDEETVQIRSYFPNHTCGHQHQNKKVTALYLAEKYIDDWRDNPTWELKAFKKRVNRELGCEVKYSKCYMAKRIAMKMLYGDASEEYSRVWDYAEAIRTFNPGSTAIVKCIGIDTLPPLFQRMYICLTACKEGFVAGCRPIIGVDGAHLKGKFHGVLLTAVGKDGNNNIFPIAWAVVETENVETWIWFLNLLVEDLRSVTASSSWVEAEGEAFTFMSDRQKGLVEALNSVVPECEIRFCCRHIWANFKIKFPGELFKQHFWSAARAYNKNHFDREMNVIKNISIDAYAYLAAIPTKHWSRHAFCSRSKSGMLLNNICEAFNNVLVEARAKPIISLMEWIRRYVMQRSAAKREGLSNFQGELMPAITKIIEKNAKEIYGLRVIPMDVYEFEVDDIEDCYVVNLANRTCHCGSWDVIGIPCKHAVACIVLRKLDAKDFVHEAYLVETYRKTYSPKFYGMPGHKMWPTTTLAKPLPPPYRKMPGRPNKRKRKKEVGEGKGGKKAITEFKQRRCGNCGEVGHYKKGCKNQPKPPPPTKTKSKGGRPKMGSSSTQQSTTNDVPSSSGQQQTQNAASTSCIMDQNS; this is translated from the exons atgaagaaattgacaATCCGTAAAAAAGCCATTGATTCGAAAAAGAAGCAGTGTGAGTTGTCAACTGAGGTGGGTAATGTAAGGGTAGATGATGTCTTGATTGAAAGTTCTGAGCTGTTTTTAGCAAATGTAGATGGTAATGCTGATGAGGTTGAGGATAGtagtagtgatgatgattatacatgtgttaatgaagatgaatatgagaatgattctgatttgtttgcggaaaatgtagtttatggtcttgatgatgtgtttatagaCGATGAGGAAGTTAGGTTGATAttagataaggaggttgatgaGCAAAACAACACAGACATGtactttaatgatgatgaaccgcAGTCTGATGATTATGATTTGAGTGCCTTGAttgatgatgaggaaggtatatgcagctatcctacattcaaCCCTGAGATTGATTTCAAGGGTAAGATTAATTTGTCTTTAGGGCTTAAGTTTCCTTCGACATATGTGTTTAGAAAAGCACtaaggtaccatgctattgaatgtggttacaattattattacctgcatAATGGTACAAATAGGATCAGTGTGTATTGCTACAACAGATGTGATTGCATGAAATTGAAAGGTAGAATTGTgaactgtgtttgtgggaaggagaagaagtgttattttaaggttcatgccgtgaaattgaaagatgaggagacagttcaaataaggagttattttccAAACCACACAtgtggtcaccaacaccaaaataagaaagtcactgctttgtatttagctgagaaatacatagatGATTGGAGGGACAATCCAACCTGGGAATTAAAGGCATTTAAGAAACGGGTTAATAGagagttaggttgtgaagtgaagtattctaagtgttacatggctaaaagaattgcaaTGAAAATGCTATAtggtgatgctagtgaagagtatagcAGGGTTTGGGATTATGCGGAAGCAATAAGGACGTTTAATCCAGGAAGCACAGCAATCGttaaatgcattggaatagacaCACTCCCACCTTTGTTccaaaggatgtatatatgcTTGACAGCGTGTAAGGAGGGGTTTGTAGCTGGCTGTAGGCCTATTATAGGTGTTGATGGGGCACATCTGAAGGGAAAATTCCATGGGGTTTTGTTGACTGCTGTTGGTaaagatgggaacaataatATCTTTCCCATTGCATGGGCTGTGGTTGAAACTGAAAATGTAGAAACATGGATATGGTTTCTAAATCTTCTGGTGGAAGACCTTAGGTCGGTAACTGCATCGAGTAGTTGGGTTGAAGCAGAAGGTGAAGCTTTCACCTTCatgagcgataggcaaaag GGTTTGGTCGAAGCTTTGAACTCAGTGGTTCCTGAATGCGAAATTAGGTTCTGCTGTAGGCATATATGGGCGAACTTCAAGATCAAGTTCCCTGGAGAGTTGTTCAAACAACACTTTTGGAGTGCAGCCAGAGCCTACAACAAG AATCattttgatagagaaatgaatgtaataaagaatatttctattgACGCATATGCATATCTAGCTGCTATTCCTACAAAACATTGGTCTAGGCATGCTTTTTGTAGTAGGAGTAAGTCTGGGATGTTATTGAACAATATTTGTGAGGCATTCAACAATGTGTTAGTAGAAGCAAGGGCGAAGCCTATAATTTCCCTAATGGAGTGGATTAGGAGATATGTAATGCAACGAAGCGCAGCCAAAAGGGAAGGGTTGAGTAACTTTCAAGGTGAGTTGATGCCAGCTATcactaaaattattgaaaaaaatgcaaaagaaatATATGGTTTAAGGGTAATCCCAATGGATGTTTAtgagtttgaggtggatgatATTGAAGACTGTTACGTTGTAAACTTGGCCAATAGAACTTGCCATTGTGGAAGTTGGGACGTTATAGGGATTCCTTGCAAACATGCCGTTGCTTGTATTGTGCTTAGAAAATTAGATGCCAAAGACTTTGTCCACGAGGCGTATCTCGTAGAAACGTATCGAAAAACGTATAGTCCAAAGTTTTATGGTATGCCAGGACACAAAATGTGGCCAACAACCACTTTAGCCAAACCACTTCCTCCACCATATAgaaagatgcctggaaggcctaacaagaggaaaagaaagaaggaagttGGTGAAGGTAAAGGAGGAAAGAAGGCTATTACAGAATTCAAGCAAAGGAGATGTGGTAATTGCGGTGAAGTTGGTCACTACAAAAAGGGCTGCAAAAATCAACCTAaaccaccaccaccaacaaAGACCAAGTCAAAaggtggaaggcctaaaatgggaTCTTCTTCTACTCAACAATCTACAACCAATGATGTGCCTAGCTCCAGTGGTCAACAACAAACGCAAAACGCTGCATCTACTTCATGTATAATGGATCAAAATAGTTAA